A window of Cellulomonas wangleii genomic DNA:
CCCCTCGCGGTCGACGTACCCGCGAGGGAGCGTGAACTCGTACCGGGTGCGCAGGGTCACTTGACCCTCTCGAGGCGCTCGATGACCAGCGAGACGGTCTCCTTGATGGCGTCCGACCCGTCGACCGAGAGCTGGTCGGTCGAGATCTTGCTGGGCCAGCCGTTGAAGAAGTTGAACCGCGCGACCTCCTTGGCGCCGGCGTCGTAGAGCACGACGGAGCCGTTCTTGCGGTTGGTGTCGCGCGACCCGCTCAGACCGCCGTCGCGCACGGCCTTGAACCACTTCCACAGCGGGTCGTTGGTGACGTCGCCGGGGGCGACGCGGGTGAGCTGCAGGTCCGGCACCTCGACGGTCTGGCCGAGGAACTTGACCTGCTGCTTCTTGCCGTCCGCGCCGATCTGGGTGACCTTGCCGACGCCGACCTCGACGTCGAGGCCGGACACCGAGATGAGGGCCGAGACGACCTGCCCGTCGATCTCGAGGAAGAAGTTCTGGGAGACGATCGGGTCGGCGCTGAACAGGCCGGTGCCGCTGCTTGCCATGGGGTGCTCCTGTGGTGGTGGGGGGCGGGCTCGGGCCGTCAGGCCGCGCTCTGCTTGTTCTGGCTGATGCGGAACACGACGAACTCCGCGGGCTTGACGGGCGCGAGCCCGACCTCGACGACGAGGCGGCCGGCGTCGATGGACTCCGGGGTGTTGGTGGTCTCGTCGCAGCGGACGAAGAACGCCTGCTCGGCGGTGGACCCGAACAGCGCGCCGGACTGCCACAGACCGTGCAGGTACCCGGTGAGGGTCCGCTTGACGCCCTCCCACAGGGTCACGTCGTTCGGCTCGAAGACGGCCCACTGGGTGCCCTCGAGGATCGTCGACTCGACCATGTTGAACAGGCGGCGCACGTTGACGTACTGCCAGTCGGTGTCCGACGTGAGGGTCCGGGCGCCCCAGATGCGGATGCCGCGGGTGCCGAACGGGCGGATCGCGTTGACGCCGACCGGGTTGAGGAAGCCCTGCTCGGTCTGCGACACGGTGCGCTCGACGTCCAGGACGCCGCGGATCGTGTCGTTGGCCGGGGCCTTCCACACGCCGCGCGTCTCGTCGGTGCGGGCCCACACGCCGGCGACGTGCCCCGACGGCGGGACGACGATCTCCGCCGACGCGCCCGAGCCGAGGGGGTTCTCGACCTTGATCCACGGGTAGTACATGGTCGCGAACGCCGAGTCGTACTGCGCGACCTCGGAGCGCCACTCCTTGACCTGCTGGGGCGTCATCCCGGGGGGCGCGTCGAGCAGCGCCATGCGGTTGGCGTGCTGCTCGCAGTGCGCGATGAGGGCCGTCTGCACGGCCTTCCACAGCCCGAGGTCGAGCGTGCCGTCCTCGCGCGTCGCGGCGGTGACCAGGTCGGGGACCGCCACGATCGTGACGTCCTCGGCGATCGCCAGGCCGTTGATGCCCGTGCGGGCGGCCTCCGAGCCGGCGAACTTGCGGCCCGTGACCGGCACCTTGACCGGCTCGGCCTGCTGCAGGTCGTAGGTGCCGGGGCGCAGCAGCTCGAGCTGGCTGGACAGGTCGGTCGCCTCGTCGAGGCGGATCTCCAGCTTCACCTTCGTGGACGTCTTGTTGACCACGGTGGCGGCGTCGCGCGGGCCGCCCAGGCTGAGGCCCGGGTGCTCCTCGACGACCTCGCCACCGTCGAGGACGGTCAGCGTGAACGTCGTCGGGCCCTCGAGGTCCTCGGGGGCGTCGTCGCTGCGCACCGCGACGGACAGCTGCGCGTCGGGCTCGACCGACTCGACGGCGACGGGCAGCCCCAGCGCGCGGTCCGCCGCGGGCAGCTCGAGCGTCGCCGGCCTGCCCGACGGCTCCGCGTGGGGGACGCGGACGATGTACGCCTGCGTGCCGCCGTTGAGGAAGTAGCCGTACACCGACAGCGGCAGCATCGCGCCCTCGACGAACCCGCCGTACAGCGCCTCGTACTGGGTCCAGCTGGTCACCAGCCGCGGGGCCAGGCCCTGCGGGTCGGCCGGGTCGTCGGTGGGTGCCGACGCGGTGAAGCCCACGAAGGCCGTCACGGCGGTGGGCGCCGAGGTCAGCACCTTCTGGGACGAGGGGATCTCCTCGACGTACACGCCGGGCGCGGTGTAGGTGGGCACAGGTGGGTCCTTCTCTCGATCGTGAGGTCGCCGCCGCTCGGTGGGTCCGGTCCGGTCCGTCGCGGGTCGTCGTGAGGCTAGGCAGGCGGGTGACCCGCGGACATCGGTAATCGCTACCGAGGTTCCGCAAGCGCGTCGACAGCGGCCGTACGGGGGACCCCCGGTGGGGTGAACCTCGCGACCCTCCCGAGCGGTCGGCACCGCTTCGTCGCACTTACCCGTCTCAGCTGTCGGACCCCCTGCGACCCGGTGCGACGCTGACGAGACGTTCGACCCCCGCACGAACCGCCCGGAGGCGCTATGACCACGTCCGACGCACGCGCGCGGGCGGGACGGACGCGGGCGACCTCGGCCTCCGTCCCCACGCAGCGACCGGCCCCCACGACCCCGACGACGACCACGCCCACGGCGGCGCCCGCCTCCGTCATGAACCCGGCCATGGTCGAGCGCCTGGTGGACTCCCTGGGCGCCGGGCGCAGCGTCCTGGTCGTCGGCGACGCCGGCACCGGCAAGACCCAGGCGGTGGCCCGCGCCCTGGACCGGCTGAGCACGGCGCACGACGACCTGACGATCGTCCACATCAGCGGGACCGGGACGCACGACGCGCTGCCGCTCGGCGCGCTCGAGCCGCTCCTGGACGACCCGGACGAGGCCCTCGGGGACCTCGCGGCGACCCTGGACGCCCTCGCCTCGGGGATCGGGCGCCGCCGGGGCGACGGCCGGCTGGTACTGCGGGTCGAGGACGCCCACCACCTGGACGACGCCTCGGCACGCGCGCTCGAGTGGCTCGTGCGGCAGGGCACCGTGCAGGTCGTCGCGACGCTGCGCCTGAGCTGGGCGGCCCGCGCGCCGTGGGCCGCGCTGTGGAAGGACGACGTCGTCGAGCGTCTCGACGTCGGGCCGCTGACGCGGGAGACCGCCGAGCGCTGGCTGGTGGCCGAGCTGGGGGGCCCGGTCACGGCCGACACCACCCACCGGCTGTGGCGTGCGTCGGGCGGCAGCGCGATGCGGCTGCGCGAGGCCGTGCACGACGCGCTGGTGTCGGAGGCGCTCGGCCTGAGCAACGGCGTCTGGGTGTGGCGCGGCGGGGCGACCTCGCAGTCGCGGATGCTGGACCTGGCCGAGCTGGACCTGCAGGGCGTCAGCCCGCAGGGGCGGTCCGCGCTCGAGGTCTGCGCGGTGGTCTGCCCGATCGCGCTCGAGGTGCTGCTCGACCTGGTGCCGGCCGCGGCCGTCGACGAGCTCGTGCTGGCCGGTGTGGTCACCACGACGACCGCGCCGACCGTCACGGGCGGCACGGTGCGTGTCGTGGACCTGACGACGCCCGCGTACGCGGAGGTCGCACGTGCCTGGATCCCCGCGTCCCGGCAGCGCGAGCTGCTGCAGCGGTCGCTGGACGCCCCCGTCGCCCACGGCGTGGCCGCCGGGTCGCTGATCCGCTCGGTGGCCCTGGCGATCGACCTGGGCATGGACGTGCCGGCCGCACGGGTCCAGCAGGCGCTGGAGGCGGCGTTCGCGATCCACCAGTACGACTCGGTCGTGATGCTCGCCACCGGCGCCCTGGCCTCCGCCCCCGAAGGGCCCCTCGCGGCGCGCCTGCACACCCTGCGGGGCAACGCGCGCGTCATGCTCACGCAGCTCGCCGAGGCGGAGCGTGACTTCTCACGCGCGGCCGAGCTGCTCGCGCCCGGCCCGTTCGACGTCGAGACGGCCTCCCTGCTGCTGCACGTGGCGGACATGGCCACGCTCGTGGCCCACCGGCGCCTGGGCGACGTGGACCGCGCGCTGGCCGTGCTGGACGGGATCGTGCGCCCGCTCCAGGAGGCGGACCCCGTGCTGCCGGTGCTGCGGTGGCGTGACGAGGTCGAGGTGACCCGGCTCATCCGGCTCGGCTACGCGGGCCGGCTCGACACCCTGGACGCGGCCCTGGCCGCGCTGGAGGGCGGCGCCCACCCGGCACGTCGCGTGTCGCTGGCGCCGCCGACCGCGATGGCGCTGGGCGAGAGCGGGCGCCTGCACCAGGGGTTCGCGGTGTGCACGCGGTTCGCGGAGATCGCCACGGCGCACCAGGACCACCACCGCTGGGGGCGTGGCGAGGTGCTCGTCGCGCTGTTCTTCACGCTCCTGTGGTCCGGCGAGATCGAGGCGGTCCGGGCCTCGCTGGCACCGACGTCCGACGACGAGCCGATCACGGTCGAGTGGTCGACCGTGCACGCGGCGTTCGGTCTGCTCGCGATCGCCGAGGGGTCGTGGAGCGAGGCGCGCACGCACCTGGCGACGGCCCGCGCACGCTTCGACGAGACCGACCTGACCGGGCTGGCGCGGTACTCGCTCACGGCGGAGGCCACCGCCGCGGCGGCATGCGGCGACACCGCCACGGCACGGGACCTGCTGGAGCAGGCCGCGCGCACCGCCGAGGGCTCGGCCCGCGCGATGGAGGGCGACGTGCGGGTGCGTCGCCTCGACGCCCTGGGCTGGTTGCGCAGCCCTGACCTGGTCACCGAGGCCCGCGCGGTCGCCCGCTGGGCCCGCGAGCGCGGCGCCGCGCGCGTCGAGCTCGAGGCGCTGCACCGCTGGCTCGACGCGACGCGACGCACGGGCGGCCTGCCGGACCCGGTGCTCGTCACCCGTGTGCGGGAGCTCGGTGCCGTGTGCGACGGCGAGCGCTGCGCGGCGCTCGTGGCGCACGTCGAGGCGATGGCCGCGCAGGACACGGACCTCGCGCGCATCGCCGAGCGCGAGCTGAACCGCCGGGGCCTGTGGCTGCCGCCGCTGGGAGCACCCGTGGCGCTCACCGCGCGTGAGCAGGAGATCGCCTCGCTGGCGGCCGGCGGCATGACCAGCCGCGCGATCGCGCAGCGGCTCGTGCTCTCGACGCGGACGGTGGACTCCCACCTGTCCCGGGTGTTCGCCAAGCTCGGCGTGCACTCGCGCGAGGAGCTCGCGAACATCCTGCGGTAGTCGGCGCGGGACCGGTCTGACGCCCGGGTGGAACTGTGACCACGGCCCGGGCGTTCTGGTCTGCACAGCCGGGCGTTCCGGTACCGTGACCAGGTCCGTCACCGTCCGACGGCCGCCGCGCCGCCAGCGCCTCCGGAAGGACCGCCGATGACCGAGCCGACGCCCCTGCAGCCCCCTGCTCCGAGCGGTGCGTTCGCGCTCGAGGCACCGGCCCCGGTCGCGCCCGTCGCCACGCACGACGCCCCGGCGATGGCCCCGCGCGTGGACCCCGCCGCGCTGCCCGGTCTCGACGCCAAGGTCGGGGCGTACCTGGCGAGCCTCGACAGCGCGCAGGCCGGCTCCCCGGAGTTCGCGGCGAAGGCCGACGACGTGCGCCTCATGGGCGACTCCGACATCCGGCAGGCCGCGGACACGTCCAACCGCCTGCTGCAGGTGCCCGTGCGCGAGCTGCGCGAGGGCGGCGTCTCCGGCACGTCGCAGGTGAGCAGGTCCCTGCTGGACCTGCGCCGCACCGTCGAGGACCTCGACCCGTCCGAGAAGTCCGTCGGCCGCAAGTTCCTCGGCATCCTGCCGTTCGGGGACTCCGTCACCGACTACTTCCGCCGGTACGAGAGCTCGCAGAAGCAGATCGACGCGATCGTCAAGGCGCTGTACCGGGGCCAGGACGAGCTGCGCAAGGACAACGCCGCGCTGAACCTGGAGAAGCAGAACCTCTGGGACACGATGGGCCGGCTCAACCAGTACATCTACGTCGCGAGCTCGCTGGACACCCAGCTGTCCGCCAAGATCGCCCAGCTCGACGTCGCGGAGCCCGAGCGCGCGCGGGCGCTGCGCGAGGACGTGCTGTTCTACGTCCGCCAGAAGCACCAGGACCTGCTGACGCAGCTCGCGGTGTCGATCCAGGGGTACCTGGCGATCGACATCATCATCAAGAACAACCTCGAGCTCATCAAGGGCGTCGACCGGGCGACGACGACCACGGTCTCGGCGCTGCGCACCGCCGTGCTCGTCGCGCAGGCGCTGAACAACCAGAAGCTGGTGCTCGACCAGATCACGGCGCTGAACTCGACGACGTCGAACATGATCGCGTCGACGTCGAAGCTGCTGCGCGAGCAGTCGGTGGTCATCCAGCAGCAGGCCGCGAGCGCGACGATCGGGCTGCCGCAGCTGCAGCAGTCGTTCTCGGACATCTTCGCGGCGATGGACTCGATCGACACGTTCAAGGTGCAGGCGCTGGACTCGATGGCGCAGACCGTCGGCGTGCTGGAGACGGAGACGGCGAAGGCCAAGCAGTACCTGGACCGTGTCTCGCGCTCGGACCACACCGAGGCCGCGAGCGGGTCGCTCGACCTGGGCCTGCGCTGATCGACACGACCGGGGAGGTGAGCCGCACGTGAGCGCGCTGGGTGACCTCGTCGCGCGCCTGTTCGGCCGCGCCCCGCGGCACGTCGTGGAGATCGAGGCGGACCCGGTCCCGACGGCCGAGCAGATCGCGACCGCCGTGCGTGACGTCGAGGCGTCGATCGAGGGCCGCGTGCCCGCGGCGGTGACGGCCCGCGTGCACCGCATCACGGGCACGGTCGAGGACATGGTGCCGCGGCTCGACCGGTTCGGTGTGGGCGACCGGCAGGCGTACACGGTGGTGGCGACGGCCACGAGCTACCTGCCCGAGGCCGTCGACGGCTACCTGCGGCTGCCGCGCGACTTCGCCGACCGGCGCGTGGTGTCCCGCGGCAAGACCTCGCTCATGCTGCTGTGCGACCAGCTGGACCTGCTGGCCATGACGCTGGAGAAGATCTCCGACGCCGTGTACCGCTCCGACGCGCAGGCGCTCGTGGCGCACGGGCAGTTCCTGGCCGAGAAGTTCGGCCGGTCGTCGCTGGACGTGCCCGGTGCGGGCGGGACGGAGGGCTCGTGACGGGCACGACGCAGAGCCTGCCGGGCGCGCTGGACGCGCTCGTCGCCGCGGGCCGCGCGGCCGGGCTGGGCACGGCGGCGGTGCGCGACGAGGGCGAGCGCCTGGCCGCGGCCGTGGCGGAGTCCGTCACGGGTGCCGGGCCGGCGTGGCTCGCGGCCGTGGGCCGTGGGGACGACCTGACGGAGTTCTTCCGTGCCGCGTCGTCCGCGCGGCGGTGGCGGCACGCGCCGACGGACGTGCTCACGTCGCTCGTCGCCACGGGCTCCGCGCACGCGGCCGGCTACGCCGAGGCGCTCGCGGGCGTCGCGTCCGCGGCCTGCGACCTCGGGGTCCCGGACCTCCAGGTCGTCGCCGCGGCCTCGGTCACGGCGGCGGTGCAGCGCGCGGCGGCGAGCGCCGCCCCCACCGCACCCGGGGCCCCGGGGCCGGACCGACCTCTCGGCGGGGACGAGGTCGGACGTACCCCCTCGCCCACGAGCGACCGTCCCGTCCCCGCGCCCCCGGCGGGCGGCCGTCCCGGCCCCGCGTCCCCGGACGCGAGCGCTCCCGCGGCCCCCGAGGACGCGGCGCCCGCCAAGACGTTCGACGAGCTGCTCGCCGAGCTCGAGGCGCTGGTCGGGCTCGACGGCGTCAAGCGCGAGATCCGCCAGCAGGCGCAGGTGCTGCGCGTCGAGCGGCTGCGCGCCGACGCCGGTCTGACCAGCCCGTCGCTGACCCGGCACCTGGTGTTCGTCGGCAACCCCGGCACCGGCAAGACGACGGTCGCGCGGCTCGTCGCCGGGCTGTACCGCGCGCTGGGCCTGCTGAGCAGCGGGCACCTGGTCGAGGTCGACCGCTCCGAGCTGGTCGCCGGCTACCTGGGGCAGACCGCGACCAAGACCACCGAGGTCGTGGCCCGGGCACTCGGCGGGGTCCTGTTCATCGACGAGGCGTACTCCCTGGCGGAGGACCAGTACGGCGCCGAGGCCGTGAACACCCTGGTCAAGGACATGGAGGACCACCGCGACGAGCTCGTGGTCATCGTGGCGGGCTACCCGCTGCCGATGGCGCGGTTCCTCGCCACCAACCCGGGGCTCGAGAGCCGGTTCGCCACCACGATCGGGTTCGACGACTACACCGACGCGCAGCTGCGGGAGATCTTCGCGCTCGCGGCCCGCAAGGCCGACTTCGTCCCGTCCCCCGAGGCGCTCGACCTGGTCGAGCAGATCGTCGCCGCCCAGCCGCGGCACGAGGGCTTCGGCAACGGCCGGTTCGCGCGCAACCTGCTGGACCGCGCCGTGCTGCGGCACGCCTGGCGGCTGCGGGACGTCGAGCAGCCGACGGTCGAGCAGCTGCGCACGCTGCTGCCGGCGGACCTCGCGACCGACGTGGAGGACGTCGCCCCCGACCTGCCGGCACCCGACGCCGACCTGACCGCCCCCGGGACCCCGGCGCACGACCTGCCCACGCCGGACCTGACCACGCCCGACCTGACCGCCCCCCGCACCCCGGCCCAGCCCTCCGAGGAGCCCGCGTGACCACGACCGTCGTGCCTCCCACCTCGAGCCCGCCGGCCGCGCCGGGCACGGCGCCCGCGCCGGACCTCCCCACGAGCGGCGTGCGGTCCACCCCGGGCGGGCTGCGCCTGTGGGGTGCGCTCGCCGCCGTCGTCACCGCCCTGACGGGGCTGCTCGCGCTGGGCGTCACGACGAGCCAGCAGGCCGCCGTCGCCCAGATGAGCGACGCCGCCGCCCAGCTCGTCGGGCTGCAGGACGCCCGCAACCAGCTCGTGGCGGCCGACGCCGCGGCGACCACCGCGTTCCTCGTCGGCGGGCTGGAGCCCACCGACCTGCGCCGGTCGTACGACGCGTCGCTCGACGCCGGGGCGCAGGCCCTCACGCTGCTGGCCGCGAGCGGGACGCAGGGCGCCGACGCGCTGGCGCAGGTCTCGGCGGACCTCACCACGTACACCGGCCTGGTCGAGCAGGCACGGGCCAACAACCGGCAGGGCTTCCCCGTCGCCTCGGCGTACCTCGAGGAGGCCTCGACGGTGCTGCGCGAGGACATCGTCCCCACGCTCGACGAGCTCGTGGCGGCCGAGCAGGACCGCGTCGACGCGGAGCTCTCGACCGTCCGCACGTCCACTCCCCTGCTGATCGGGGTGGTGGTGCTCGCCCTGCTCGCGCTGGTCTCGGTGCAGGTGTGGGTCGCCCGCCGCACGCACCGCACGTTCAACCCGGGTCTGGTCGGTGCGACGGTGGCCGTGCTGGTCGTGGGTGCCGTCGGTGGCGTCACGCTGGGCGGGACGTCCGCGGCGGCGGGCCGCACGTACAGCGGGCCGTACGCGGCGACGGTCGCGGCGTCGCAGGCGTTCGCGCTGGTCAACGACGCCCGCTCGATGGAGGCGTTCACGCTGATCCGCCGCGGGTCGGGCGCGGCCTACGAGGAGTCGTTCGTCGAGAACGTCGACCGGGCGCGCGCGGCGCTGCAGGGCGACGGCGGCCGGCTCGACCGGCTGCTGGTCGAGCGCCTCGACGCCTGGGTCGCGGGCCACCAGGAGGTCCGTGCGCTGGACGACGCGGGCGACTGGGACGGTGCCGTCGCGCTGGTCACCAGCGACGACCCGACAGCACCCCCCGCGCTGTTCGACGAGCTCTCCGGTGCGTTGGACACCGCGGTGGACGCCGGCAGCGCGGACGTCGCGGACGGCCTCGGCGGCGGGGCCGGCTGGGTGGGGTGGCTGCTGGCCGCGCTCGGCGTGGGCGGTGCGGTCGCCGCGTGGACCGGGCTGCGCGCCCGACGGGAGGAGTACCGATGAGCACACGTCACACCGCCCCCGCGGGTGCGCGCCGGGGCACGTCCGGCGCCCGGCGCCGTGGTGCGCTGGTCGCGGCCGTCGGGCTCGTCGTCGCGCTCGTGGGCGCCTGCTCGGGACAGGTGCCGCCCGGCGGCACGGCCGTGATCCCGGCCGCCGCAGAGCCTGCCCCGGCCGCCGTGGTCCCCGCCGCCGACGACTGCACGGACGCCACGACCTCCTACGCCCCGGACGCCGGCACCCAGATCGCGCCCGGGTCCACGATGGACGCGATCCGCTCCCGCGGGTACCTGCTCGTCGGCGTCTCGGCGGACACCCTGCGCATGGGCGCCCGCAACCCGTTCACGGGGCAGATCGAGGGCTTCGACATCGACGTCGCCCGGCAGGTCGCGTGGGCGGTCCTCGGTGACGCGGACGCGATCCGGTTCCGCGTCATCACGGCGGGCGACCGGATCCCCGTGCTGGTCGACCACGAGGTCGACCTGGTCGCGCGCGCGTTCACCATGAACTGCGAGCGCTGGGCGGACATCGCGTTCTCCGCCGAGTACTTCACGGCCGGGCAGAAGGTGCTGGTCAGCACCGAGTCCGACGCCACCGGCATCGAGGACCTCGCCGGGCAGCGGGTGTGCGCACCCGAGGGCACGACGACGCTCGAGCGGCTGGACGAGTACGACGTCGAGCCCGTGGGCGCACGCACCCACTCCGCGTGCCTGGCGCTGTTCCAGCAGGGCCGCGTCGACGCCATCACCGGGGACGACACCGTGCTGGCGGGCTTCGTCGCGCAGGACCCGTACGCGCGGGTCGTCGGCGACGCCTTCAGCGCCGAGCCGTACGGCCTGGGCGTGCCCGCCGACCAGGTGGACATGGTCCGGTTCGTCAACGCCGTGCTCGACGGCATGAAGGCCGACGGCACCTGGGCGCTCCTGTACGACCGGTGGCTGGGCGAGGCCCTCGGCCCGGCGCCCGCGCCGCCCGCGTCCGTGTACGGACGGTCGTGACGGCGACCGCCATGGCTGCCGCGTCCGCCGACGTCGTCGCGCCCGTCGCCCCGGGGCGGCTGGGCGAGGCGATCGGTGCGCGCGACCTCATGACGTACCTCGACGGGCTGCTGACGTGGCTCGACGACCGGCGCACGCGGCTCGACGCGCTGGACACGGCGGCGCAGGCGACGGCCGAGTCCGAGCGGTACACCCCGGACGTGGTGCTGGCGCTGTCGGTGTGGCAGTCGGTGCGGACCCGCGCCGACGAGCTGCTGGCGGTGTGGGACGGCGGGCGCGTCACCGAGGTCGAGCGCGAGCGCATGTCGCAGCTGCTGTGGGGCCGCGTCGACACGCGGGCAGGTGCGGCGCCGGTGTCGCTGCCCGAGGCGCTGACGCTGTGCGACGCGATGGTCTCGGCCCTGCGCACCCGCCTCGCGTTCGACCCGGACACCGCGGACGTCGTGGCCCGCCTGCGCGGCGTGCGCGCGGCGCTCGTGCGCGCCGAGGACCTGGCCGGCTCCGACGCGGCCGCCCACGAGCGCGTGGCCGCCCTGCGGGAGCGGGAGCAGCGCCTGTCCGCGCAGGCCGCCCGCGGCGGTGACGTCACGGGGCCGCTCGCCGAGCTCGAGACCCGCACCGCCCACACCGAGCGCGACCTCATGGTCGCCGTGTCGCAGCGCCGCTCGGTGGCACGTGCCCGCGCGGACGCGCTGGCCACGGCCGCCGCGCTGGAGGCCCGCGAGCCCGCGCTGCACGCGCTGGCCGAGCGGTGCCGGCACGAGGTCGCGCACCCGCCGCGGCTCGCGGTGCCCGACGTGTCACGGCTGGGCCCCGTGCCCGAGCAGCGCGAGGCGCTGGACGCCTACGTCGCCCGCCTCGACGCGGTGCGCCGGGCCCTGGACGCCGCGCAGGACGCGTACAGCAGCCCGCTGCGCGAGCGCGCCGAGCTGCGCTACCGCCTCGGACGCGCCACGGCGACCGCGGCGTCGAACGGCCGCGACGCGTCCCCCACGGTGCGCGCCGGGCACGACGAGGCCCGCACCGCCGTGGAGACGACCCCCTGCGACGTGGCGCTCGCCCGCGCCCTCGTCGAGCAGTACGAGCACCTCGTCCGGCCGTTGCCGGGCGGACCGGGAGGAGCCCGATGACCAGCGCGACCGCCTGCCGCGAGCCCGGCTGCACGGGGACGTACGAGGACGGCTGGTGCGACCTGTGCGGGTCGCCCGCCCCCAGCGGTGCCACGTCCACGGTGACCGGCACGACGACACCGCCGGCCGCCGGCGCGCCCGCGGCCCCCACCCCGTCGTCGATGCTGGGCACGGGCATCGCCCCCGGCGTCCCGACCCCCGGGGCCGGTGACGACGGTGCGGCCGAGCGGTCCACGCGCACCGGGCGCACCAGCTCGACCCGGCTGGCGTCGGCCGCCCTCGGCTCGGCACGCACGGTGGCGACGGGCTCGCGCGCGACCCGCCGGCTCGGCACGTCCTCGACGCGGCTGCGCCGCGCCCGGCTGGGCGCCGGGCTGACGACCGTGCCGCCCGCGCCCGTGGCGGACCCGCTGCAGGCGGTCATGGCCGACCCGCAGGTGCCGGAGCGCAAGCGGTTCTGCGCGGCGTGCGGCGAGCCCGTCGGGCGGGGCCGCGAGGGCGTCCCCGCCCGCACCCAGGGGTTCTGCCCCTCGTGCGGCGCCCGCT
This region includes:
- a CDS encoding glutamate ABC transporter substrate-binding protein, coding for MSTRHTAPAGARRGTSGARRRGALVAAVGLVVALVGACSGQVPPGGTAVIPAAAEPAPAAVVPAADDCTDATTSYAPDAGTQIAPGSTMDAIRSRGYLLVGVSADTLRMGARNPFTGQIEGFDIDVARQVAWAVLGDADAIRFRVITAGDRIPVLVDHEVDLVARAFTMNCERWADIAFSAEYFTAGQKVLVSTESDATGIEDLAGQRVCAPEGTTTLERLDEYDVEPVGARTHSACLALFQQGRVDAITGDDTVLAGFVAQDPYARVVGDAFSAEPYGLGVPADQVDMVRFVNAVLDGMKADGTWALLYDRWLGEALGPAPAPPASVYGRS
- a CDS encoding phage tail protein, with the translated sequence MASSGTGLFSADPIVSQNFFLEIDGQVVSALISVSGLDVEVGVGKVTQIGADGKKQQVKFLGQTVEVPDLQLTRVAPGDVTNDPLWKWFKAVRDGGLSGSRDTNRKNGSVVLYDAGAKEVARFNFFNGWPSKISTDQLSVDGSDAIKETVSLVIERLERVK
- a CDS encoding AAA family ATPase, giving the protein MTGTTQSLPGALDALVAAGRAAGLGTAAVRDEGERLAAAVAESVTGAGPAWLAAVGRGDDLTEFFRAASSARRWRHAPTDVLTSLVATGSAHAAGYAEALAGVASAACDLGVPDLQVVAAASVTAAVQRAAASAAPTAPGAPGPDRPLGGDEVGRTPSPTSDRPVPAPPAGGRPGPASPDASAPAAPEDAAPAKTFDELLAELEALVGLDGVKREIRQQAQVLRVERLRADAGLTSPSLTRHLVFVGNPGTGKTTVARLVAGLYRALGLLSSGHLVEVDRSELVAGYLGQTATKTTEVVARALGGVLFIDEAYSLAEDQYGAEAVNTLVKDMEDHRDELVVIVAGYPLPMARFLATNPGLESRFATTIGFDDYTDAQLREIFALAARKADFVPSPEALDLVEQIVAAQPRHEGFGNGRFARNLLDRAVLRHAWRLRDVEQPTVEQLRTLLPADLATDVEDVAPDLPAPDADLTAPGTPAHDLPTPDLTTPDLTAPRTPAQPSEEPA
- a CDS encoding toxic anion resistance protein is translated as MTEPTPLQPPAPSGAFALEAPAPVAPVATHDAPAMAPRVDPAALPGLDAKVGAYLASLDSAQAGSPEFAAKADDVRLMGDSDIRQAADTSNRLLQVPVRELREGGVSGTSQVSRSLLDLRRTVEDLDPSEKSVGRKFLGILPFGDSVTDYFRRYESSQKQIDAIVKALYRGQDELRKDNAALNLEKQNLWDTMGRLNQYIYVASSLDTQLSAKIAQLDVAEPERARALREDVLFYVRQKHQDLLTQLAVSIQGYLAIDIIIKNNLELIKGVDRATTTTVSALRTAVLVAQALNNQKLVLDQITALNSTTSNMIASTSKLLREQSVVIQQQAASATIGLPQLQQSFSDIFAAMDSIDTFKVQALDSMAQTVGVLETETAKAKQYLDRVSRSDHTEAASGSLDLGLR
- a CDS encoding helix-turn-helix transcriptional regulator; its protein translation is MTTSDARARAGRTRATSASVPTQRPAPTTPTTTTPTAAPASVMNPAMVERLVDSLGAGRSVLVVGDAGTGKTQAVARALDRLSTAHDDLTIVHISGTGTHDALPLGALEPLLDDPDEALGDLAATLDALASGIGRRRGDGRLVLRVEDAHHLDDASARALEWLVRQGTVQVVATLRLSWAARAPWAALWKDDVVERLDVGPLTRETAERWLVAELGGPVTADTTHRLWRASGGSAMRLREAVHDALVSEALGLSNGVWVWRGGATSQSRMLDLAELDLQGVSPQGRSALEVCAVVCPIALEVLLDLVPAAAVDELVLAGVVTTTTAPTVTGGTVRVVDLTTPAYAEVARAWIPASRQRELLQRSLDAPVAHGVAAGSLIRSVALAIDLGMDVPAARVQQALEAAFAIHQYDSVVMLATGALASAPEGPLAARLHTLRGNARVMLTQLAEAERDFSRAAELLAPGPFDVETASLLLHVADMATLVAHRRLGDVDRALAVLDGIVRPLQEADPVLPVLRWRDEVEVTRLIRLGYAGRLDTLDAALAALEGGAHPARRVSLAPPTAMALGESGRLHQGFAVCTRFAEIATAHQDHHRWGRGEVLVALFFTLLWSGEIEAVRASLAPTSDDEPITVEWSTVHAAFGLLAIAEGSWSEARTHLATARARFDETDLTGLARYSLTAEATAAAACGDTATARDLLEQAARTAEGSARAMEGDVRVRRLDALGWLRSPDLVTEARAVARWARERGAARVELEALHRWLDATRRTGGLPDPVLVTRVRELGAVCDGERCAALVAHVEAMAAQDTDLARIAERELNRRGLWLPPLGAPVALTAREQEIASLAAGGMTSRAIAQRLVLSTRTVDSHLSRVFAKLGVHSREELANILR
- a CDS encoding phage tail sheath family protein → MPTYTAPGVYVEEIPSSQKVLTSAPTAVTAFVGFTASAPTDDPADPQGLAPRLVTSWTQYEALYGGFVEGAMLPLSVYGYFLNGGTQAYIVRVPHAEPSGRPATLELPAADRALGLPVAVESVEPDAQLSVAVRSDDAPEDLEGPTTFTLTVLDGGEVVEEHPGLSLGGPRDAATVVNKTSTKVKLEIRLDEATDLSSQLELLRPGTYDLQQAEPVKVPVTGRKFAGSEAARTGINGLAIAEDVTIVAVPDLVTAATREDGTLDLGLWKAVQTALIAHCEQHANRMALLDAPPGMTPQQVKEWRSEVAQYDSAFATMYYPWIKVENPLGSGASAEIVVPPSGHVAGVWARTDETRGVWKAPANDTIRGVLDVERTVSQTEQGFLNPVGVNAIRPFGTRGIRIWGARTLTSDTDWQYVNVRRLFNMVESTILEGTQWAVFEPNDVTLWEGVKRTLTGYLHGLWQSGALFGSTAEQAFFVRCDETTNTPESIDAGRLVVEVGLAPVKPAEFVVFRISQNKQSAA